The Ferrimicrobium sp. genomic sequence AGTGGGTATGACGATCTTTGTTCTCGAATCTGCCCTTCCCAGAGTTGTACCAGCCCTGGGTCTTTTAGTTGCCGCGCGATCCATCCAGGGGATCGGCGCTGCCTTCGCTGCGCTATGGTGGCACCTCTTCCCAGGATTGTCCCCCATCGCAAGCAGTCGGAGGCGAGCCCATCTTCGCTTTGATCTCTTGCCAGGGTACCGCAACCCTCCCAGACATCCGAGCAATCGCCAGTGCCACGCCGGGACTGACACCGGTGACACGCTACCACTATCTGTCGAGACATAGATGGGCAGCACCTTGGCCTATCCCGACCGAGACGGGCAGGGCAGACACGTCCTGAGCCTGCGTCGGGTACAACAGTGACGGTCACCGATCAATATCCAGAGAGAAGCGCTCTGAGCTCGGCTAGTACGCTTGGACCACCAGGAGCACTTACGCGGCGCGGGTCATTGGGCATTCTTCCCCACAGAAGGAGTAACCTTGCTGCTGTGTCGGCCACAATCGTCGGATCGGAGTCGTCGTCCCCAAAGACCAACTGACGGCCATTAAAATCCTGGCTGACCACAACGCTAGGCGCATCTAGTGTTCCAACGATGAGCGAACCCGCCGGTTTTGTCCATTGAACGGTCTGATCAACGAGTACCGTCCCGAGTACCGTGACCGCATGTGCGGTGAGCTCCGGCTGCGAGAGGAGCGTAAAGCCAATCTCATCATCGCCTCGCAGATCCCATCGATGCAGCGCCAACTCGCTACGCAGATGGGTAACAAAGGTAGCGACTACCATTGATCGACCGTTCCAGGGGACCACTGCATCAGGATCCTCGACGAGAATGGCATGAAGGACCCGAGAGACGCGTTCCAACGAGGCGAGCAACTCGTTGCGCAACCGCTGATCTGCGATCTCCCGGTACGGCGCCTCACGCTCCTCAAACGATCGGGTCACTGGGATCGGCAGGCCTTCAAGTGCAGCCTCGAGATTCAATGAGATCTCAATTGCTCCCGCCGTTAAGTGAGCTACGAGTTCATGGGTTCGCCAGAGCTCACAGGCGGTAAGCGCTTCCGGCGGTGTGTTCTCTAGAGTCTCCAAAAATGCCTCCTGTTCGGGGAAGAGATTGTGAGTCGTGATAGGGTTGATGGGGCTGTGATGGCTAGGAGAGTGTGTCATGCAAACGAGGTTAGCTTCGGGGTGCTTCGGGCTGCGACGAAGTATCAATGCTTGCGTTGTAGATCCCTCTTAACCGGTCTACCGACGG encodes the following:
- a CDS encoding maleylpyruvate isomerase N-terminal domain-containing protein, which produces METLENTPPEALTACELWRTHELVAHLTAGAIEISLNLEAALEGLPIPVTRSFEEREAPYREIADQRLRNELLASLERVSRVLHAILVEDPDAVVPWNGRSMVVATFVTHLRSELALHRWDLRGDDEIGFTLLSQPELTAHAVTVLGTVLVDQTVQWTKPAGSLIVGTLDAPSVVVSQDFNGRQLVFGDDDSDPTIVADTAARLLLLWGRMPNDPRRVSAPGGPSVLAELRALLSGY